GGCGCCAACTGTGGACCATCGACCCGGATTGCCAATCCGATGAGGGGCTGATTGGCAGTCACTTCGACGACTCCGTTATAGTTATCGATGCCCTGAAAGAAGGGGTCTTGATTCAGAAATCTTGTCAGCTGTTGCAGCGGAGGGAGGGTGGTCACCTTTGTATTTATGACTGTCCCTGAGGCGTCGGACAGCTGCAACTGAATCGTGGCTGTGTTTGTGGCACTGGGATTTGCGATGGCGAGGCCGGTATCGACATTCTGCTGAGAGCTGACCGTTGCAACGAATTTGAGGTCCTGGACCGGATCGCTCGGCAACACTCCAGCCTCGGAAATCACGTGACCATCGGGATCCAGCAACTGGTAGAGCAAAGACGCGCTGAATAGGCCGCTCGAAGAGAGTCTCACCCAGCCGACCATCAATTCAGGCGATTGATTCACTAAAATGTTTTGACTGCCGGAAGGGCCCAAGGCCAAATCGCGATGGAAGAATGTCGTGCCATCCGGCTGGAACAGGTCGACCGCGACAAGCTCCGCTTGTGTGGTTGAGTTCACCACCGTGATCGAAGTACCCCATCCTGCTCCGACGGCGAACTGAGGAAAATACTGCGTTGTTCCGCCCGCCTGGAACGCCTGGGCAGTCGCGGCTGAACTCAATAAAAGGATGACAGTGCAAAGAACCACCAGCGGTTTCATAAACTTTTCCCAAAACAGCACAAACGGCGAAAATAGGTCGTAAACCGAGTTGCTGCTATGGCTTCTGCTCCTGATACCCAGGTGGTCCAAACAAATGAGTATTCGGCTCATCCAAGCAGGTATCGGCTGAAATTCGCGATTTCATGAATAGAGATTTGTGGCGGGGACCGCCGCCTCACCATTCGGCCTTTGGCAACGCGGCTTCGAACAGACGGAATAGCAGTGCTTGACGCGTCGTATCTCAGTCATTGCCGATCCTCGGCAACCCGTTTCCGATGCGTTATGATCAAGCCAGGCCCGTGGGATCGCAAGCCCAAATGTGCGCGACTCGAAAGAAAAATGTGATGGACTGCGCCAGCGCTACCGTTAATGGATGAAATACAGGAAACCAGACGCCAGAATCTGCGCTAAGAATCAAGGGATTCAGGCGGTCATTGAGCGCCGCTACATTCAGGTTTTTCTGTATGGATTTGTCATCGCGAGCGACTGGTCCCGGCGATCGATTTTCAGCGAGGCCGCGGCGTTCTCTGTGATACGTTTGCCTTGTAAGACATTATGTCAAAAGCGGGCACTGTGAGAACCATGGAACAGGCACCGACGAAACCCGGCAAGCTCCGAACAGGGTTTGCGTATTCCTATCTTCACCAGCTGCTGGAAGCGGAAAAAATTCAACTGGCGCGGGATCTGCACGATGGGTTGGGTCAGGAATTAACCATCCTCAAGATGGGTTTAGCCGAGATTTCCCGCGAGTCGGGCCGCGCCAACGCCGTCAAAGGCAAATGCAGAGAGCTGTCCCGCCTGGTCGACCTCCTGATCGAAAACATTCGCAGCATGTGTGTGGATTTGTATCCTTCTCTTCTGGAAGAGGCTGGGTTGTTCCCCACATTGGAATGGTACTTTACGAGGTTTGAGACACAAACCGGCCTCACATGCCGCTGGCGAACCGTACAGAAAACAGTAATTGACAGTGAAAAGGCGACACAGGTATTCCGGATTATCCAGGAGGCACTCACAAACATCGCCCGCCATGCGAAGGCGAAAAGCGTTACCGTCGATACGATTTGCGGCAGCACTCAATTCACGGTCGAAGTTCGTGACGACGGT
This sequence is a window from Terriglobia bacterium. Protein-coding genes within it:
- a CDS encoding sensor histidine kinase → MEQAPTKPGKLRTGFAYSYLHQLLEAEKIQLARDLHDGLGQELTILKMGLAEISRESGRANAVKGKCRELSRLVDLLIENIRSMCVDLYPSLLEEAGLFPTLEWYFTRFETQTGLTCRWRTVQKTVIDSEKATQVFRIIQEALTNIARHAKAKSVTVDTICGSTQFTVEVRDDGKGIRKEAISGYSSMGIMNMKERARLIGGSLNILSSAGGGTLVRFEIPLSHCSATFGTAQHDEIVQRLNNGLAEQLRLLARQKAIHQEIRSLRGKQSKRRTG